A genomic segment from Roseibium algicola encodes:
- a CDS encoding GlxA family transcriptional regulator: MPISQKSNSVRKICVLLFESFSNHCLANAIEPFRAANTIARKQLYSWQHVSLAGGTVTSSSGLPVATSAWSEAKPGGDYLFIMPSYGFEAFAGQSTVRALKAARQRFGTLVGMDTGAWLLAAAGLLEGRKATIHWDELTGFAERFPDVDAVEDRFVLDGNICTCGGASTTFELALELIKRHHSPMFALEVAALFMYGDKLDMHDPHKRLSADALVRSATALMRRTIEAPMPIEDLARQLKVDQRTLEHRFQREMSMTPLGVYKAIRLREARRLVELTMLGIAEIAERCGYRNASAMTRAYRQEFGQSPREHRRSR, encoded by the coding sequence ATGCCGATTTCACAAAAATCGAATTCGGTTCGAAAAATCTGCGTGCTGTTGTTCGAAAGCTTTTCGAACCACTGCCTGGCAAATGCGATCGAGCCGTTCCGGGCAGCAAACACGATTGCCCGAAAGCAGCTCTATTCCTGGCAGCACGTGAGCCTTGCCGGAGGGACCGTCACGTCGTCCAGCGGTCTGCCGGTGGCGACGTCTGCCTGGTCGGAGGCAAAGCCTGGTGGCGATTATCTCTTCATCATGCCGAGCTACGGTTTCGAGGCTTTTGCAGGTCAGTCAACCGTGCGCGCCTTGAAGGCCGCAAGGCAACGGTTCGGCACGTTGGTCGGCATGGATACCGGCGCATGGCTGTTGGCGGCCGCCGGTTTGCTGGAAGGCCGCAAGGCAACGATCCACTGGGATGAACTGACGGGATTTGCCGAAAGATTTCCGGATGTCGATGCAGTGGAGGACCGTTTTGTACTTGATGGCAACATCTGTACCTGCGGCGGGGCGTCGACCACATTCGAACTGGCGCTGGAGCTGATCAAGCGGCATCACAGCCCGATGTTCGCGCTCGAGGTGGCAGCCCTGTTCATGTATGGCGACAAGCTGGACATGCACGATCCGCACAAGCGTTTGTCGGCGGATGCCCTGGTGCGCAGCGCGACTGCGCTGATGCGGCGGACCATCGAGGCACCGATGCCGATTGAAGATCTTGCCCGGCAGCTGAAGGTGGACCAGCGTACCCTGGAGCACCGGTTCCAGCGGGAAATGTCGATGACGCCACTGGGGGTCTACAAGGCGATCCGCCTGCGCGAGGCGCGCCGGCTTGTGGAATTGACCATGCTGGGGATTGCCGAAATTGCAGAGCGTTGCGGCTATCGCAACGCGAGTGCAATGACCCGAGCCTACCGGCAGGAATTCGGCCAGTCGCCGCGCGAGCACCGGCGAAGCAGATAG
- a CDS encoding RNA polymerase sigma factor — protein sequence MACTKDDFTRDLQSEIPHLRRYARSLTRNPEAGDDLMQTSLEKALRHHASFHCGTQLRRWLFTIARNAYRDERKWLARRGDHLPIEDWLQETQAAPAQEKHLELEDVARGIAGLRPEDRDALELRVFSGLSTGQIAKQTGVAVGTVKSRLSRARHLLAAV from the coding sequence ATGGCCTGCACCAAGGACGACTTCACCAGAGACCTTCAGAGCGAAATCCCGCATCTGCGCAGATACGCCCGCTCTCTTACGCGAAACCCTGAAGCCGGTGATGATCTGATGCAGACCTCGCTGGAAAAGGCGCTGCGGCATCACGCCAGCTTCCACTGCGGTACGCAGCTGCGCCGCTGGCTGTTCACGATTGCCCGCAATGCCTATCGCGACGAAAGAAAATGGCTTGCCCGGCGGGGTGACCACCTGCCCATCGAGGACTGGCTTCAGGAAACCCAGGCAGCGCCCGCTCAGGAAAAGCATCTGGAGCTGGAAGACGTTGCCAGGGGCATCGCCGGACTTCGGCCGGAAGACAGGGATGCTCTCGAATTGCGGGTGTTTTCGGGCCTGTCCACCGGGCAAATTGCCAAGCAGACGGGTGTGGCCGTCGGAACGGTGAAAAGCCGGCTTTCCAGGGCGCGGCACCTGCTTGCTGCCGTCTGA
- a CDS encoding LexA family protein — translation MDEQSAVSRQLVDLKDRSGLSIRAIARAMGYQNASSIQRYFSADYLKPALPSDFVAKLLPVLLGKGEQPITREDILALAPDSITDLDASSAPSRAATPLEIKGQVAAGLWMESGLFETDATKKTSFAGDLRFPSESQYLLQINGESLNRIAWSGDLILCVDYLEAGIEIKSGDLAVVERTRDGGHTIERTAKRIIRRNGQIELQPESNDPRFQEPVIFNEHDEEATEVRIIAKVLSVIRQVV, via the coding sequence ATGGACGAACAATCTGCAGTCTCCCGCCAGCTTGTGGACCTGAAGGACCGCAGCGGCCTGTCGATCCGCGCCATCGCACGGGCCATGGGCTATCAGAACGCCTCTTCCATCCAGCGCTATTTCAGCGCCGACTACCTGAAACCTGCACTGCCGTCGGATTTCGTGGCGAAGCTTCTTCCTGTCCTCCTGGGCAAGGGCGAGCAACCGATCACCCGGGAAGACATTCTTGCGCTCGCCCCCGATTCCATCACCGATCTGGATGCCTCCAGCGCACCGTCAAGAGCCGCTACACCTCTGGAGATCAAGGGCCAGGTGGCTGCCGGCCTCTGGATGGAGTCCGGACTGTTCGAGACGGACGCCACCAAGAAAACCAGTTTCGCGGGAGACCTTCGCTTTCCGAGCGAAAGCCAATATCTGTTGCAAATCAATGGCGAAAGCCTCAACCGGATCGCATGGAGCGGCGATTTGATCCTGTGCGTCGACTATCTGGAAGCCGGCATCGAGATCAAGTCGGGAGACCTTGCCGTCGTGGAGCGGACCAGAGATGGTGGCCATACCATCGAACGCACCGCCAAGCGGATCATTCGCCGGAACGGCCAGATAGAACTGCAACCGGAATCCAACGATCCGCGCTTTCAGGAGCCGGTGATCTTCAACGAGCACGATGAAGAAGCAACGGAAGTCCGCATCATAGCCAAGGTATTGAGCGTCATCCGGCAGGTCGTCTAG
- a CDS encoding ribosome modulation factor yields the protein MNGYLTKAQIFAFERGATACREGKSREDNPYPPKADYFGLWEEGYQKEREGQGK from the coding sequence ATGAACGGTTACCTGACGAAGGCACAGATTTTTGCCTTCGAACGCGGAGCGACCGCGTGCCGGGAAGGCAAGTCCCGTGAGGACAATCCTTATCCGCCGAAGGCCGATTATTTCGGTTTGTGGGAAGAGGGCTACCAGAAAGAGCGTGAGGGCCAGGGCAAATAA
- a CDS encoding DUF6362 family protein codes for METSVPDQILARLTEAVEVIAVTGKGDGPRAVLASWPECQGKIARRRRTYPPRAISRAEEAITWFSLIEDPDARRALQFEVMCKAGGGKFSRICEKYGWKRSTVTSRNKAVLRRLAKRLGEESPVDH; via the coding sequence ATGGAAACAAGCGTACCTGACCAGATCCTGGCCCGGTTGACGGAGGCTGTCGAAGTGATTGCGGTAACCGGAAAGGGTGACGGACCGCGGGCGGTTCTGGCAAGCTGGCCCGAATGCCAGGGCAAGATCGCCCGGCGTCGTCGCACCTACCCGCCCCGGGCGATCAGCCGGGCTGAAGAGGCGATCACCTGGTTCTCCCTGATCGAGGACCCGGATGCGCGCCGCGCCCTGCAGTTCGAAGTGATGTGCAAGGCGGGCGGCGGCAAGTTTTCCCGGATCTGCGAAAAATACGGCTGGAAACGCTCAACGGTTACCAGTCGGAACAAGGCTGTTCTGCGCCGGCTGGCGAAAAGGCTTGGTGAGGAAAGCCCCGTCGATCACTGA
- a CDS encoding DUF6916 family protein: MTDLKTLTLHDFEKLLDQVFEVRSVPADIQLSLVEVKLMGSGERQGGAFSTLWQGPQEPLLEQSIYRLYRPDFGEQDVFLVPVAQKEAGIQYEAVFT, encoded by the coding sequence ATGACCGACTTGAAAACACTGACCCTTCACGACTTTGAAAAGCTGCTGGATCAGGTGTTCGAGGTCAGGTCGGTTCCGGCTGATATCCAGTTGTCCCTCGTGGAGGTCAAATTGATGGGCTCCGGCGAGCGGCAGGGAGGGGCTTTTTCCACGTTGTGGCAAGGTCCGCAGGAGCCATTGCTGGAGCAATCCATCTACAGGCTCTATCGGCCGGATTTCGGCGAGCAGGACGTGTTTCTGGTTCCGGTTGCGCAGAAGGAAGCCGGCATTCAGTATGAAGCCGTGTTCACCTGA
- a CDS encoding GNAT family N-acetyltransferase: protein MTTALAIDLPMPQTDMSLAPRARAAARGITYRALHSGDLPFLASLYRSTREAELARTPWTEADKQAFIAMQFEAQHRHYQEHYPDALWLVIERDARPVGRLYLERWTREHRIIDIALIPEVQGQGLGSAVLQDLMEEARDAGKALSIHVEKENPAMRLYHRLGFEKRGNKGVYDLMEHPCRT, encoded by the coding sequence ATGACGACCGCGCTTGCGATCGATCTGCCGATGCCGCAGACAGACATGTCCCTGGCCCCGCGCGCACGCGCGGCGGCCCGGGGCATCACCTACCGGGCCTTGCATTCGGGCGATCTTCCGTTCCTGGCAAGCCTATACCGTTCGACGCGCGAGGCAGAGCTTGCGCGCACTCCATGGACGGAAGCCGATAAGCAGGCCTTTATCGCGATGCAATTCGAGGCCCAGCACAGACATTATCAGGAGCATTATCCTGATGCCCTCTGGCTGGTGATAGAACGAGACGCCAGACCTGTTGGCAGGCTTTATCTGGAACGCTGGACCCGCGAACACCGGATTATCGACATCGCCTTGATACCCGAAGTACAAGGACAAGGCCTTGGCAGCGCCGTTTTGCAGGACCTGATGGAAGAGGCGCGAGACGCTGGAAAAGCGCTTTCCATTCATGTCGAAAAGGAAAATCCTGCCATGCGACTCTATCACCGCCTCGGCTTCGAAAAGCGGGGAAACAAGGGCGTCTATGACCTCATGGAACACCCCTGCCGAACCTGA
- a CDS encoding phage tail protein — MSEPFIAEIRIFAGNFAPRSWAFCDGQLLPISQNTALFSLIGTTYGGDGRSTMGLPDLQGRAPMHPGRGPGLTSRRLGEKVGVTTVTLTEAQIPSHSHTARATSGSGGVPGPSSSTSFSSSGLDSLYHTDTQTNQVDMAMETLSATGGSQSHDNVQPYLTLNFIIALQGLYPSRG; from the coding sequence ATGTCGGAACCCTTTATCGCTGAAATCCGAATTTTCGCAGGCAATTTCGCCCCTCGAAGCTGGGCCTTTTGTGACGGCCAGCTCCTTCCCATCTCCCAGAACACGGCGTTGTTCTCTCTTATTGGAACGACCTACGGCGGCGATGGGCGCAGCACCATGGGTCTGCCGGATCTGCAGGGCCGTGCCCCGATGCATCCAGGCAGAGGCCCTGGCCTCACATCCCGCAGACTGGGGGAAAAGGTTGGTGTTACGACCGTCACCCTGACGGAAGCGCAGATCCCCTCACATTCTCATACGGCACGAGCAACCAGTGGCAGCGGCGGCGTTCCCGGCCCCTCGTCATCGACGTCCTTTTCCAGCTCCGGCCTGGATTCGCTTTACCACACGGACACTCAGACGAACCAGGTCGACATGGCCATGGAAACGCTGTCCGCCACCGGCGGTAGCCAGTCACACGACAATGTTCAGCCGTATCTGACGCTGAACTTCATTATTGCGCTCCAGGGGCTTTACCCCTCCCGCGGCTAA
- a CDS encoding phage tail protein — MSEPFVGEIRMFAGNFAPRGWAYCDGQLLAVSQNDALFSLLGTIYGGDGRTTFGLPDMRGRIPLHAGTGPGLSPRRLGSKSGSEKETLTVNQLASHSHGFNANTGLADQTSPATHVPAAGAGVSFYADASQDISMGQDMISNTGGSQSHTNLMPTICVHFIIALYGVYPSRH, encoded by the coding sequence ATGTCTGAACCTTTCGTCGGTGAAATCCGCATGTTTGCGGGTAATTTCGCACCGCGCGGCTGGGCCTACTGCGACGGTCAGCTGCTGGCAGTTTCCCAAAACGATGCCCTGTTTTCACTCCTTGGAACCATCTACGGCGGAGATGGCCGAACCACATTCGGTCTGCCGGACATGCGCGGACGAATTCCGCTGCACGCGGGCACCGGCCCCGGCCTCAGCCCGCGGCGGCTCGGCTCCAAAAGCGGGTCGGAAAAGGAAACGCTCACGGTCAACCAGCTTGCCAGTCACTCGCATGGCTTCAATGCCAACACTGGCCTGGCCGACCAGACGTCGCCGGCGACGCATGTTCCGGCAGCCGGCGCTGGCGTGAGCTTCTACGCCGATGCCAGTCAGGACATTTCCATGGGGCAAGACATGATTTCAAACACTGGCGGCTCCCAGTCGCACACGAACCTGATGCCGACAATATGCGTGCATTTCATCATTGCGCTCTACGGCGTTTACCCCAGCAGGCATTAG
- a CDS encoding phage tail protein, translated as MSEPFLAEIRIVGFNFAPRGWAFTDGQILPINQNQSLYSLLGTTYGGDGRTTFALPDLRSRTPIHEGAGYQLGQKGGAETVTLTAAEIPEHSHPVKAVSTAGNSRTPNMALFGSEIAPDKAYRPYEVGTMTQMRSGTVTNAGGGQAHNNMQPYLTLNFCIALQGLFPSRN; from the coding sequence ATGTCAGAACCATTTCTCGCCGAAATACGGATTGTCGGCTTCAATTTCGCGCCACGCGGCTGGGCTTTTACCGACGGACAGATTTTGCCGATCAATCAGAACCAGTCGCTCTATTCGCTGTTGGGCACGACCTATGGAGGAGATGGGCGGACGACATTCGCCCTGCCCGACCTGCGCAGCCGGACGCCGATCCACGAGGGCGCCGGATATCAGCTCGGCCAGAAGGGGGGAGCGGAAACCGTCACACTCACGGCAGCTGAAATCCCGGAACATTCCCACCCGGTGAAAGCGGTCTCCACCGCAGGAAACAGCAGAACGCCCAACATGGCCCTGTTTGGATCCGAAATCGCACCGGACAAGGCCTATCGGCCTTACGAAGTCGGCACGATGACGCAGATGAGATCAGGGACCGTGACCAACGCAGGTGGCGGGCAGGCGCACAACAACATGCAGCCCTACCTGACGCTCAATTTCTGCATCGCCCTTCAAGGCCTGTTTCCGTCCCGCAACTAA